The following nucleotide sequence is from Pithys albifrons albifrons isolate INPA30051 chromosome 2, PitAlb_v1, whole genome shotgun sequence.
CTCCTGAGTTGGAGCTCCCTAGGAACCCTGCAGATGAGCACGGCTGGGTATCAGGTCACGGAGGTGCCTGAGTTCCCTGGCCTTCTGCACCAGTGAGTCCTCAGCAAGGGAGGGTCCCGGCCCTAGCCCATCCTGGAGTAGGACAGGCTTCCCTAAGAGCTCTCCTGGGCTGCGGCCCTGTGAGGTCTCTGTCTCGccggggctgggcagagggcctggggcaggaggttGGCTGGAGGCGGGAGGGGGTGCAGGACGCGGCCCCAGGGAGGAGCtgatggggacagcaggggagcCGAAGGGAGCCCTAACGGGGCGCCCATGGGCGATGGGCAAGGGGGAACCGGAGCAGGaggggcggcgggcggcgccGGGCCCGGCGGTGAGGCGGAGGCCGCCGCAGTGCCCGCCCGCCACCCGCCGGGAGGAGCCAAGCCCTGCCGCCGCAGAGCCATCGCCGCCGGGACGCGCCGGGCGATGCCGCACCGggcccggggccgccgccgccgccgccctgTGCCCCGGGGAGCCGCCCGAGGTAAGCCGAACCCCGGCGGGCCTGCGAGCCGGGCCCCGCGGCCGGAGGGAAGCGCCTGCCCCCGGCGGGGCCCAGCCGGTGTGGGCAGGGGGCGCCCGAGGTGGGCGTCCGTGCGGGGAGGGCGTGCTGAGCCGGGGCTTGGGCTGCCCGCAGTCTCGCCGGAGGCTCCGCAAGGCCGTGGCGTGACAGGCGAGGGAGCCCCCAGCCGCGTGTGCTCCAGATGTGCCATGTCCACGAACTCCCCCATGCCCGCCAGCCTCAGATTGGCGGGTtcaggctttgctgcctcccaCAACGtgccaggatgctgctggaTCCAGGGATGCACAGCTGCGCTGGACACCTGCTTCCTCAGCCAAAAAGTAGGAGTTCAGGTAGCTtgtgcccagagccctgtgccaTCTGTTTCAGCACCAGGAGCATCCATGTGCAGAGGTGACCATTAACTGTGCGGTCTCCATCCTGCTGCCAATCGCTTGCTTCATGGTCAAGTGCCACCCACATACTGCCCACTGGATGACCAGGATGGTGTCCCGGTGCTCCTGCATGGCCCAGGTGTGGCTGGGGCAGGCTCTGCATGGGCAGCCATCATGCAGCACTGTGCCACACACTCATCAGCCCAGCTTCATCCTCCATTTCATCCGGGGGACTGGCTCCCCTCCAGAGCAGCTGACGAGTTGTGCCTGGCTAGGACCTGACTCTGTCCTCCCTCTCCGCCTCTGACaccagctgcctgcagctgtgCTTGGTCAGGCAGAGGGAGTCTGACAGTCCTGGTGCcatccaaggcaggcagggtCCTTTGGGGACAGTGCTTTactctgtcccagcccaggaaaGCTGAGCATCCTGCCAAAATTCAGGGCCTGTTGCAGAGCTCCTTGTGTCCTGGAGTTGTGGGCTggtgctgcttttccctgcttCCAGTTTATGGTGGTGGGGCAGGATAGGCATGGGCAAACAGCTCTAAGCAAAGCTCTTGGGGACCATAAACCTGAAGGAAACTGAGTATTATTAGGCTGAtttcttccctcccaccccacaggACAGCTAGGCTAAAAATAATCCTTCATCTTAACACTATGCATGAGAATAAGGAGACTAAAGAAAGCATTCCTGGATCATAGCAGTTAAGGGCCTGCTTGAGTTCAATGCATAGTTATGGTCTTCTGTGCCTTTACGGGAGGGAAATATAACCTGTGCCACTGTCTGAGACATCCCATGGAAAATAAGGCACATACCCTTCACAGTGGCAGAGACTAACCAATGTGACGAGCTACCAGAAGAGGCAGTAGCATCCCAAGTGATTGAAGTGTCCCAAGTTCCCAGCCTGCCCTACCATGTGCAGTCTAGGAGCTGGGCTTCAGCCATCACATGGCACCAGGATGGTCTGGTCAGGAGTCTCAGGAGCACTTTGGCTAGAAGTCTGCAGGTTTGGAACAAACAAGGCACATAGGATGGGGGAAATCTATGAACACCCTTCTCCCTTCTTTCAGCCATCCACAGCTGTTGGGAAAAGGGCAGCAGAAGGGGGCCTAAGGGCGGGACTAGGAAATCTCAGCTTCCTGATGACCCTGCCTGTTCCTCTGTGCAGGATGGTTCCCCCACCACCTGTCAGCAAGCCCCACGTGTGCCTCTCCACTGTGCTCATCATGACCAGCCTCGTCCTCATGGATGCCTACCTggtggagcagagccagggctccAGGAAGTTGGGCATATGTATCATGGTGGCAGTGGGTGATTTATGCTTCCTTCTGGTCCTCCGCTACGTGGCCATCTGGGTCGGGGCAGAGGTAAAGACAGCTAAGCGGGGCTATGCCATGATCCTATGGTTCCTCTATGTCTTCGTTCTGGAGATCAAAGTCTACTTTGTATACCAGAATTATAAAGCTGACCGGAAAAGTTTGGATCTCATAGCCCGCAAAGCATTGACCTTGCTGCTCTCCATCTGCATCCCAGCCCTGTATGTGTTGTTGGTGGCCACGGAGCACATGGAGTATGTCAGAACATTCAAGAAGAAGGAAGATCTCCGCAACCGCCTCTTCTGGGTCATTGTGGACATGCTGGATGTGCTCGACATCCAGGCCAACCTGTGGGAGCCTCAGAAGAAGGGTCTGCCGCTCTGGGCTGAGGGCATCATGTTCTTCTACTGCTACATCTTGCTCCTGGTCCTCccgtgtgtgtccctgtgtgagATCAGCATGCAGGGGATTGGCATTGTGCCACACCGGATGATGCTGTACCCCATGCTGAGCATGCTCACTGTAAACATCACCACCATCTTCATCCGAGGCAGTAACATGGTCTTCTTCAGGGACGCCCGGGTCTCCAGCATCTTCATGGGCAAAAACATGCTGGCCATTGGGATGAAGGTCTGTATGTTTGTGCAATACCAGCGGCACCAGCACCACACGCCCCCGGGGCCAGATCTGCAGCACAGTGACCCAGTCCAACTGTCCACAGGGCTGCACAAGTCCTGGGACCAGTCTGcctgccctgaggagctggCCCAGGACAACACATGACAAGCCAGCAGGAGCTACTGCCTGGGCACCATCATGCCTGGCTGTACCTACAAACCCGAGGCAGGCCGCAGAGCTCCCTGCCTGGACAGAGGGCAACaaccctgctccctccctccctgggtgAAGCTGCTTAGGGCCCCCAGGGTCACATGGTGAGGGCCCCCCGTAGCAGCCTCCATaaggctgcagagcagtttgAGACCTCAGCACCCCACTGCATGaaacaggcagcagagcagaggaggagtCCAGCGTTTTCTGCTAGATGCTGCGTCTGGCAGGGGCCAGACAGCCCTATCCTGTGGCAGGCTCCCCCACCAGTGCTGCCCATACAGCACTGCCCTCTAGCCAGGCAGGGCAccacacaggcacacagcagGTCACCTGCTTTGCTGTTGTGGTTGGCCCTGGCTCCAGTGTGGTCCTTGGCAGCAGCCTGCCCCCCACTGTGTAAGCTAAGGTCCCCATGCAGGGGGAGCAAAGCCTAGGCCTTGCCCTGCTGTCACCCCTCTTAGGCAGCTGCAGGCCTGGGGGACCCAGAAAGGGGTGACTGTCCTTTTTTGTATCTGTCTTTGCAATAAAAGACCTGAGCCCGGCAGCCTTCTCATGtctgtgtccctgccagcaggcAGATCCCGCCACCACTCCTGGTGGGTGCGTGTCCCTTGTGTGCCTGTATGTCCAGCTACAGTGCATATAGAGAGGCTCACTCAGTGACTACCTAGGCCTGGGGAGAGCACCCCAGGCACCAGggtctgaagccattcctcctggCCCACATTTCAGAGAGGAGAGGTGGGTCCTTGTGAGAGTCCTGTGGGCTCCGAGGGTGTCACAGGTGGGGTATGTGTGGCAGCTTTGTCAGTAACCACTGCCTGTACAACCAACTGCAGTTACATCAACTGCTACCAGTCATGCCCTGGGACACCCATAGCAAGTCCCCACACTCCACGTGGAGGGACACCAGAGCAGGTCTGGCAGGAACACACTGCCCAAATCACCttagaaataaggaaaataactCAACTGCTTGAGGCTGGGGCTACAGGAAAGAGCAGTTCCCTGGCAGTAGGAGCCTCTTCGGAGATGGTGGAAGCATCTCCTCTTGGAGCTG
It contains:
- the LOC139668477 gene encoding transmembrane protein 121-like: MVPPPPVSKPHVCLSTVLIMTSLVLMDAYLVEQSQGSRKLGICIMVAVGDLCFLLVLRYVAIWVGAEVKTAKRGYAMILWFLYVFVLEIKVYFVYQNYKADRKSLDLIARKALTLLLSICIPALYVLLVATEHMEYVRTFKKKEDLRNRLFWVIVDMLDVLDIQANLWEPQKKGLPLWAEGIMFFYCYILLLVLPCVSLCEISMQGIGIVPHRMMLYPMLSMLTVNITTIFIRGSNMVFFRDARVSSIFMGKNMLAIGMKVCMFVQYQRHQHHTPPGPDLQHSDPVQLSTGLHKSWDQSACPEELAQDNT